A genome region from Lytechinus pictus isolate F3 Inbred chromosome 14, Lp3.0, whole genome shotgun sequence includes the following:
- the LOC129275973 gene encoding titin-like — MQVQGQRSKEVGYACDFYTEETTYQNYNEIRFKPTEFKEYLLSQEVGFTSCEVIGTPVNKSKGFRRPMMMFTKLQTISRPVSRRPSTEKPPVTVTSSVTSSIPAIPHQPLTQPRAGSSTPKTAGVGDKMKPEAKEVPPVDILAGADPKPVKVKEEPPVGIPAAADPSPVAKLKVSSSETADIGQEVRSRVIQEPKEEPILEEGGKAEVMEATEMEPKDIPAEVEEGGAATTVKSEDTTKDAVAETTQKSKPEEIREKGDTMASSVSSSSRTPELETKKGEQEGLGSERDCRSST, encoded by the exons ATGCAGgttcaaggtcagaggtcaaaagaAGTGGGTTATGCCTGTGACTTCTACACGGAA GAGACAACCTATCAAAACTACAATGAGATTCGTTTCAAGCCAACAGAGTTCAAGGAGTACTTGCTGTCCCAAGAAGTGGGTTTTACAAGCTGTGAAGTCATTGGGACTCCCGTTAACAAGTCCAAAG gATTCAGACGTCCTATGATGATGTTCACCAAGCTACAGACGATCAGTCGACCAGTCAGCAGAAGACCCTCTACAGAGAAGCCACCCGTAACTGTGACCTCAAGTGTAACCTCATCCATTCCTGCGATCCCTCATCAACCACTGACGCAACCACGTGCTGGGTCTTCCACGCCCAAGACGGCTGGTGTTGGAGACAAGATGAAGCCGGAGGCAAAGGAGGTGCCTCCTGTAGATATTCTGGCAGGAGCTGATCCTAAACCAGTGAAGGTGAAGGAAGAGCCTCCTGTGGGTATTCCTGCAGCAGCAGATCCTTCACCTGTGGCAAAGCTAAAGGTAAGCTCTTCAGAGACTGCAGATATTGGACAGGAAGTAAGGTCCAGGGTGATTCAGGAGCCAAAGGAGGAACCAATTCTGGAGGAGGGGGGCAAAGCTGAGGTGATGGAGGCTACAGAGATGGAGCCTAAAGATATTCCAGCAGAAGTGGAAGAGGGTGGTGCTGCCACAACAGTCAAGTCTGAGGATACTACAAAGGATGCAGTCGCTGAAACAACTCAAAAGTCAAAACCTGAGGAGATTCGGGAGAAAGGAGACACCATGGCATCTTCAGTGTCATCATCATCTAGGACACCAGAACTGGAAACAAAGAAGGGTGAACAGGAGGGTTTGGGGAGTGAAAGGGATTGTAGAAGCTCCACTTAA
- the LOC129276314 gene encoding beta-1,3-galactosyltransferase 6-like isoform X1 produces MKMIGNVYIGDRIGSYAVSWRQDPFVRIYPTMARKAKSQALMLLLIVPLLSLAGVMLYMSKCSPGPQPECPQVDNSRVSNEGVKSVKRDYSAFLVILIMSGPQLDARRYTIRETWMTKRTKDIIIKFVIGTHGLSGEEKKQLEKESGLHHDLLLLASVHENLKSNTQKLIDSFVWVDRHVDTKFVLKVDDDSIVRLDALSRELHSKNQEKLYWGFFDGRQHAHTRGKYAENDWLLCDHYLPFAIGGGYVLSSDLIHYVAINAKMLKKYNAEDISLGSWLAAVDVDREHDPRFDTEYKSRGCRNVYLISHKQTAQDLKEKWSHLQKTGKMCEKEEQLRQSYVYNWNKPPSECCERVQGVP; encoded by the exons atgAAGATGATCGGGAATGTTTATATCGGAGATCGAATTGGTTCATATGCAGTGAGCTGG AGACAAGACCCTTTTGTCAGAATCTATCCAACCATGGCAAGGAAGGCAAAGTCTCAAGCTCTGATGCTTCTGCTCATTGTCCCTCTCCTGTCATTGGCGGGAGTCATGTTGTACATGTCCAAGTGCAGTCCTGGCCCTCAGCCGGAGTGTCCTCAAGTGGACAACAGCCGTGTCTCCAACGAAGGGGTAAAGTCAGTCAAACGTGACTACTCTGCGTTCCTAGTCATTCTGATCATGTCTGGGCCTCAACTGGATGCTCGGAGATACACCATCCGAGAGACCTGGATGACAAAGAGGACAAAAGACATCATCATCAAGTTTGTGATTGGGACACATGGGTTGTCTGGTGAGGAGAAGAAGCAGTTGGAGAAAGAAAGCGGTCTGCATCATGACCTCCTGCTCTTGGCATCCGTCCATGAGAACCTCAAGTCTAACACCCAGAAGCTCATAGATTCCTTTGTCTGGGTTGACAGGCATGTGGACACCAAGTTCGTCTTGAAGGTCGATGATGACTCCATAGTCAGGTTGGACGCTCTGTCCCGGGAGCTTCACAGCAAGAACCAAGAGAAGCTCTACTGGGGATTCTTTGATGGACGCCAGCATGCGCATACCCGCGGAAAATACGCTGAGAACGATTGGCTCCTCTGCGACCATTACCTCCCATTTGCCATAGGCGGTGGATACGTCTTATCCAGCGACCTAATCCATTATGTTGCCATCAATGCTAAGATGCTTAAAAAGTACAATGCAGAAGACATATCTCTTGGTTCTTGGCTAGCTGCGGTTGACGTCGATCGGGAGCACGATCCCCGTTTTGATACCGAGTACAAATCACGAGGTTGCCGCAATGTTTACCTCATCTCTCACAAACAGACTGCGCAGGATCTCAAAGAAAAATGGAGCCATTTGCAGAAGACTGGCaaaatgtgtgaaaaggaagaaCAACTACGGCAATCATATGTTTACAACTGGAATAAACCACCCTCGGAATGCTGTGAAAGGGTGCAAGGTGTTCCTTGA
- the LOC129276314 gene encoding beta-1,3-galactosyltransferase 6-like isoform X2, whose product MARKAKSQALMLLLIVPLLSLAGVMLYMSKCSPGPQPECPQVDNSRVSNEGVKSVKRDYSAFLVILIMSGPQLDARRYTIRETWMTKRTKDIIIKFVIGTHGLSGEEKKQLEKESGLHHDLLLLASVHENLKSNTQKLIDSFVWVDRHVDTKFVLKVDDDSIVRLDALSRELHSKNQEKLYWGFFDGRQHAHTRGKYAENDWLLCDHYLPFAIGGGYVLSSDLIHYVAINAKMLKKYNAEDISLGSWLAAVDVDREHDPRFDTEYKSRGCRNVYLISHKQTAQDLKEKWSHLQKTGKMCEKEEQLRQSYVYNWNKPPSECCERVQGVP is encoded by the coding sequence ATGGCAAGGAAGGCAAAGTCTCAAGCTCTGATGCTTCTGCTCATTGTCCCTCTCCTGTCATTGGCGGGAGTCATGTTGTACATGTCCAAGTGCAGTCCTGGCCCTCAGCCGGAGTGTCCTCAAGTGGACAACAGCCGTGTCTCCAACGAAGGGGTAAAGTCAGTCAAACGTGACTACTCTGCGTTCCTAGTCATTCTGATCATGTCTGGGCCTCAACTGGATGCTCGGAGATACACCATCCGAGAGACCTGGATGACAAAGAGGACAAAAGACATCATCATCAAGTTTGTGATTGGGACACATGGGTTGTCTGGTGAGGAGAAGAAGCAGTTGGAGAAAGAAAGCGGTCTGCATCATGACCTCCTGCTCTTGGCATCCGTCCATGAGAACCTCAAGTCTAACACCCAGAAGCTCATAGATTCCTTTGTCTGGGTTGACAGGCATGTGGACACCAAGTTCGTCTTGAAGGTCGATGATGACTCCATAGTCAGGTTGGACGCTCTGTCCCGGGAGCTTCACAGCAAGAACCAAGAGAAGCTCTACTGGGGATTCTTTGATGGACGCCAGCATGCGCATACCCGCGGAAAATACGCTGAGAACGATTGGCTCCTCTGCGACCATTACCTCCCATTTGCCATAGGCGGTGGATACGTCTTATCCAGCGACCTAATCCATTATGTTGCCATCAATGCTAAGATGCTTAAAAAGTACAATGCAGAAGACATATCTCTTGGTTCTTGGCTAGCTGCGGTTGACGTCGATCGGGAGCACGATCCCCGTTTTGATACCGAGTACAAATCACGAGGTTGCCGCAATGTTTACCTCATCTCTCACAAACAGACTGCGCAGGATCTCAAAGAAAAATGGAGCCATTTGCAGAAGACTGGCaaaatgtgtgaaaaggaagaaCAACTACGGCAATCATATGTTTACAACTGGAATAAACCACCCTCGGAATGCTGTGAAAGGGTGCAAGGTGTTCCTTGA
- the LOC129276301 gene encoding beta-1,3-galactosyltransferase 6-like: MRMSLTFHWFLTRLLLCIPVFSFCGVVLLLSSCNLSEDSSKPCPRERSNRDQLRTLDNSDGAKPLSAFLVILVMSGPKLLAGRQVLRDTWLTLRSSDMIVKFVIGIADLPADQLEDLEKEQKKYNDLLFLSDLKDGFYALTQKLIEMFVWLDQNVNYKFVLKVDDDSFVRLDALTKELQQKGQERLFWGFFDGRARVHKAGKYAEADWVLCDRYLPYAKGGGYILSADLVHFVSLNAKYLKKYKGEDVSLGSWLAAVEVNRQHDTRFDTEYLSRGCSNTYLITHKQTPDDMRQKWKHYQDTGHLCSREYQTRPSYIYDWQKIPTECCQRKNGIP; the protein is encoded by the coding sequence ATGCGGATGTCCCTCACATTCCATTGGTTTCTGACCCGCCTTCTCTTATGCATCCCAGTATTTTCTTTCTGTGGTGTTGTTCTCCTCCTGTCATCCTGCAACCTGTCGGAGGACTCCTCTAAACCTTGTCCGAGGGAGCGTTCAAACCGAGATCAGTTAAGGACGTTGGATAACAGTGATGGTGCTAAACCACTCTCTGCATTTTTAGTTATACTAGTTATGTCGGGACCAAAACTTCTCGCTGGACGTCAAGTTTTACGCGACACGTGGTTGACATTACGGTCCAGCGACATGATTGTTAAATTTGTGATTGGTATTGCTGACCTACCAGCGGATCAGTTGGAAGATTTAGAGAAGGAGCAGAAGAAATATAAcgatcttctttttctttcggACCTTAAGGATGGCTTCTACGCCCTAACACAGAAGTTGATTGAGATGTTTGTATGGTTGGATCAGAATGTGAATTATAAATTTGTGCTCAAAGTGGACGATGATTCTTTTGTTCGACTTGATGCCTTGACGAAGGAGCTGCAGCAAAAGGGCCAGGAGAGACTCTTCTGGGGGTTCTTTGATGGCCGTGCTCGTGTTCATAAGGCCGGCAAATACGCGGAGGCAGACTGGGTACTGTGCGACCGCTATCTTCCATATGCTAAGGGTGGTGGCTACATCCTCTCTGCAGATCTTGTGCATTTTGTGAGTTTGAATGCAAAGTACCTCAAGAAATACAAAGGGGAAGATGTCTCACTTGGATCATGGCTTGCAGCTGTAGAAGTGAATCGTCAACATGACACAAGATTCGACACTGAATACTTGTCGAGGGGATGTTCAAACACTTACTTGATCACCCATAAACAGACCCCTGATGATATGAGGCAGAAATGGAAACATTACCAAGACACAGGTCATTTGTGTTCTCGCGAATACCAGACAAGACCTTCATATATTTATGATTGGCAAAAGATTCCGACAGAATGCTGCCAGAGAAAAAATGGTATACCCTAG